A genomic region of Sander lucioperca isolate FBNREF2018 chromosome 6, SLUC_FBN_1.2, whole genome shotgun sequence contains the following coding sequences:
- the srgap2 gene encoding SLIT-ROBO Rho GTPase-activating protein 2 isoform X3: MEAKTVRFLYSHRCKEVRAQLVEQLKCLDQQCELRVQLLQDLQDFFRKKAEIEVDYSRNLEKLAERFLTKTRSTKDHLLKKEHSILSPVNCWNLLLLQVKRESRDHATLSDLYLNNIIPRFAQISEDSGRLFKKSKEVGVQLQEDLMKVLNELYTVMKTYHMYNTDSINAESKLKDAEKQEEKQMGRSGRQQDDRQTPRSPDTLTSIKTDEKPVRRSSVKKIEKMKEKRQAKYTENKLKAIKARNEYLLALEATNSCVFKYYIHDLSDIIDCCDLGYHASLQRALRTYLSAEQNVETSKHSGLETLEGATESLEANGDKQKLMETYNNVFCPPARFDFQSHMGDTMGVVCAQQPLEVELLQRCQQLQSRLSTLKIENEEVKKTMEATLSTIQDMVTVEDYDVSECFHHSNSMESVKSTFSESYLSKPSLAKRRANQQETEQFYFTKLKEFLEGRNLITRLEAKHDLIDKTLEESQKTDCCLSSGRRNSAVRKQESGEAIPLMVKSCIRFISRHGLQHEGIFRVSGSQVEVNDIKNAFERGEDPLAGDQNDHDMDSIAGVLKLYFRGLDHALFPKEVFHDLISCVSMESLHERAVHIKKVLQSLPSKTLIIMRYLFAFLNHLSQYSEENMMDPYNLAICFGPTLMSVPEGNDQVSCQAHVNELIKTIIIHHNTIFPGLQDLPGPIYSIPGAGDDFCDSPHCEPPLVEEPAPETVSVRHNSEDGSLAVSESEPFEAIARFDYSGRTCRELSFKKGASLLLFQRASDDWWEGRHNGVDGLVPHQYIVVQDTSDGDRGSPKPDVDSRDLLEERVSTRGNAASPTGAHVADIYLANLNKLRKRPESGSIRRAFRSSESDSTSPGASGGGGGGVRTASLPVGGALVKETGDKRPVSAHSILNSVTRHSSLKTKVESPQLRKTTTAGRSKSFSNHRPLDPEVIAQVEHSSQDIDAAMSSALSEFSKLERQSTSKHTHTPDVVLDTLEQLKGVGGGGGGGASEPSSPLHSRLLRDCEGGSSHAHPLQRSASSASDTPSSFRPVKSQPRSPLPSATSPSLSSSVPSFRELRPPATRPKPVVFPKSGGGSPAMGSPTSTVPPTPPPPLTGHTHSLPHTPPPPPPPQSNDKSCPA; encoded by the exons GAAGGAGCACAGCATTTTATCCCCAGTGAACTGCTGGAACCTGTTGCTGCTTCAGGTGAAGAGGGAGAGCCGTGACCACGCCACACTGTCTGACCTCTACCTCAACAACATCATCCCCCGCTTCGCACAGATCAGCGAGGATTCTGGACGCCTCTTTAAGAAG AGCAAAGAGGTCGGCGTACAGCTGCAAGAGGACCTGATGAAAGTTCTTAATGAGCTTTATACG GTGATGAAGACGTACCACATGTACAACACTGACAGCATCAATGCCGAGTCCAAGCTGAAGGATGCGGAGAAGCAGGAGGAGAAGCAGATGGGACGCTCCGGTCGACAACAAGACGACCGACAGACGCCACGTTCCCCTGACACCTTGACCAGCATCAAGACCGACGAGAAGCCCGTCCGACGCTCCAGTGTCAAGAAAATCGAGAAGATGAAGGAGAAG AGACAAGCTAAGTACACAGAGAACAAGCTGAAGGCCATCAAGGCCAGGAATGAGTACCTGCTAGCTCTTGAGGCCACCAACAGCTGTGTCTTCAAATATTACATCCATGACCTCTCCGACATCATTGAC tgctGTGACCTAGGCTACCATGCCAGCCTGCAACGCGCCCTGAGGACTTACCTATCTGCGGAACAGAATGTAGAGACGTCCAAACACTCCGGCCTGGAGACACTAGAGGGGGCCACAGAGAGTCTGGAAGCCAACGGAGacaaacagaagctgatggagaccTACAACAACGTCTTCTGCCCCCCAGCTCGTTTTGACTTCCAGTCCCACATGGGAGACACG atGGGAGTGGTGTGTGCACAGCAGCCGCTGGAAGTCGAGCTGCTCCAGAGGTGTCAGCAGCTGCAGTCTCGCCTCTCCACCCTCAAGATTGAAAATGAAGAG GTGAAGAAAACGATGGAGGCCACTCTGTCCACCATCCAAGACATGGTGACGGTGGAGGACTACGACGTCTCTGAGTGCTTCCACCACAGCAACAGCATGGAGTCGGTCAAGTCCACTTTCAGCGAATCCTATCTCAGTAAACCCAGCCTGGCCAAACGACGGGCCAATCAGCAGGAGACGGAGCAGTTTTACTTCACG AAGCTGAAGGAGTTTCTGGAAGGCAGGAACCTGATCACCAGGCTGGAGGCCAAGCATGACCTCATTGACAAGACCCTGGAAGAGA GTCAGAAGACTGACTGTTGCCTTTCCAG TGGACGGAGAAACTCGGCGGTACGGAAGCAG GAGTCTGGTGAGGCCATTCCTCTAATGGTCAAGAGCTGCATCCGCTTCATCAGTCGCCATG gtctgCAGCATGAAGGCATCTTTAGAGTGTCAGGCTCTCAGGTGGAAGTCAATGACATCAAGAATGCCTTTGAGAGAG GTGAGGACCCGCTGGCAGGGGACCAGAATGACCACGACATGGACTCCATTGCTGGCGTCCTGAAGCTCTACTTTAGAGGATTGGACCACGCCCTCTTCCCTAAGGAAGTCTTCCATGACCTCATATCCTGTGTCT CGATGGAGAGCCTCCATGAGCGGGCAGTCCACATTAAGAAAGTTCTGCAATCTCTGCCGAGCAAAACCCTCATCATTATGAGATACCTGTTCGCCTTCCTCAACCA CCTGTCCCAGTACAGCGAGGAGAACATGATGGACCCCTACAACCTGGCCATCTGTTTCGGCCCCACCCTGATGTCTGTCCCCGAGGGCAACGACCAGGTCTCTTGCCAGGCCCACGTCAACGAGCTCATTAAAACGATCATCATCCACCATAACACCATCTTCCCCGGGCTACAGGATCTACCGGGCCCCATCTACTCCATTCCTGGAGCTGGAGATGACTTCTG tGACAGCCCACACTGTGAGCCCCCCCTTGTGGAAGAGCCTGCGCCTGAAACCGTCTCTGTCAGGCACAACAGCGAAGATG GCTCCTTGGCTGTTTCAGAGTCTGAACCTTTCGAGGCCATTGCTCGGTTCGACTACTCCGGCCGGACTTGTCGGGAGCTATCGTTCAAGAAGGGCGCATCTCTGCTTCTGTTCCAGCGAGCCTCTGACGACTGGTGGGAGGGACGACATAACGGAGTGGATGGACTGGTACCACACCAGTACATTGTGGTCCAAGACAC GTCTGACGGGGACAGGGGAAGTCCAAAGCCTGATGTGGACAGCAGGGACCTGCTGGAGGAGAGAGTGTCTACTAGAGGCAATGCTGCCTCTCCTACTGGAGCACACGTGGCTGACATCTACCTGGCCAACCTGAACAA GCTGAGGAAGCGTCCAGAGTCTGGGAGCATCCGAAGAGCGTTCCGGAGCTCAGAAAGCGACAGTACGAGTCCAGGAGCCAGtggaggggggggaggaggggtgaGAACTGCGTCTCTTCCTGTTGGTGGGGCTCTGGTGAAAGAAACTGGAGACAAACGACCCGTCAGCGCTCACAGCATCCTCAACTCAGTCACTCGCCACTCCTCTCTCAAGACCAAG GTGGAGAGTCCACAGTTGCGCAAGACGACTACAGCAGGGCGCTCTAAGAGCTTCAGCAACCACAGACCACTGGACCCTGAGGTCATAGCCCAGGTGGAGCACAGCTCACAG GACATTGATGCTGCGATGAGCTCTGCCCTGAGTGAGTTCAGTAAGTTGGAGAGACAGAGCACCtcgaaacatacacacacacctgacgtGGTCCTGGACACActtgagcagctgaaaggtgtgggtggtggaggaggaggaggagcctcGGAGCCCTCCAGTCCACTCCACTCCCGTCTGTTACGGGACTGTGAGGGGGGCTCCTCACATGCCCACCCACTTCAGCGCAGCGCCTCCTCCGCCAGCGACACGCCCTCCTCCTTTCGCCCGGTCAAGAGCCAGCCACGGAGCCCTCTGCCCTCTGCcacatccccctctctctcctcatctGTACCTTCCTTTAGAGAGCTGCGCCCCCCAGCAACTAGGCCCAAGCCAGTGGTGTTCCCAAAGAGCGGAGGTGGCAGTCCAGCCATGGGTTCCCCGACCTCTACTGTGCCCCCTacacctcctcctccacttacaggccacacacactctctccctcacacccctcctcctccacctccaccccagtCTAATGACAAATCCTGCCCGGCTTAG
- the srgap2 gene encoding SLIT-ROBO Rho GTPase-activating protein 2 isoform X1 — MTSPAKFRKDKEIVAEYETQVKEVRAQLVEQLKCLDQQCELRVQLLQDLQDFFRKKAEIEVDYSRNLEKLAERFLTKTRSTKDHLLKKEHSILSPVNCWNLLLLQVKRESRDHATLSDLYLNNIIPRFAQISEDSGRLFKKSKEVGVQLQEDLMKVLNELYTVMKTYHMYNTDSINAESKLKDAEKQEEKQMGRSGRQQDDRQTPRSPDTLTSIKTDEKPVRRSSVKKIEKMKEKRQAKYTENKLKAIKARNEYLLALEATNSCVFKYYIHDLSDIIDCCDLGYHASLQRALRTYLSAEQNVETSKHSGLETLEGATESLEANGDKQKLMETYNNVFCPPARFDFQSHMGDTMGVVCAQQPLEVELLQRCQQLQSRLSTLKIENEEVKKTMEATLSTIQDMVTVEDYDVSECFHHSNSMESVKSTFSESYLSKPSLAKRRANQQETEQFYFTKLKEFLEGRNLITRLEAKHDLIDKTLEESQKTDCCLSSGRRNSAVRKQESGEAIPLMVKSCIRFISRHGLQHEGIFRVSGSQVEVNDIKNAFERGEDPLAGDQNDHDMDSIAGVLKLYFRGLDHALFPKEVFHDLISCVSMESLHERAVHIKKVLQSLPSKTLIIMRYLFAFLNHLSQYSEENMMDPYNLAICFGPTLMSVPEGNDQVSCQAHVNELIKTIIIHHNTIFPGLQDLPGPIYSIPGAGDDFCDSPHCEPPLVEEPAPETVSVRHNSEDGSLAVSESEPFEAIARFDYSGRTCRELSFKKGASLLLFQRASDDWWEGRHNGVDGLVPHQYIVVQDTSDGDRGSPKPDVDSRDLLEERVSTRGNAASPTGAHVADIYLANLNKLRKRPESGSIRRAFRSSESDSTSPGASGGGGGGVRTASLPVGGALVKETGDKRPVSAHSILNSVTRHSSLKTKVESPQLRKTTTAGRSKSFSNHRPLDPEVIAQVEHSSQDIDAAMSSALSEFSKLERQSTSKHTHTPDVVLDTLEQLKGVGGGGGGGASEPSSPLHSRLLRDCEGGSSHAHPLQRSASSASDTPSSFRPVKSQPRSPLPSATSPSLSSSVPSFRELRPPATRPKPVVFPKSGGGSPAMGSPTSTVPPTPPPPLTGHTHSLPHTPPPPPPPQSNDKSCPA, encoded by the exons GAAGGAGCACAGCATTTTATCCCCAGTGAACTGCTGGAACCTGTTGCTGCTTCAGGTGAAGAGGGAGAGCCGTGACCACGCCACACTGTCTGACCTCTACCTCAACAACATCATCCCCCGCTTCGCACAGATCAGCGAGGATTCTGGACGCCTCTTTAAGAAG AGCAAAGAGGTCGGCGTACAGCTGCAAGAGGACCTGATGAAAGTTCTTAATGAGCTTTATACG GTGATGAAGACGTACCACATGTACAACACTGACAGCATCAATGCCGAGTCCAAGCTGAAGGATGCGGAGAAGCAGGAGGAGAAGCAGATGGGACGCTCCGGTCGACAACAAGACGACCGACAGACGCCACGTTCCCCTGACACCTTGACCAGCATCAAGACCGACGAGAAGCCCGTCCGACGCTCCAGTGTCAAGAAAATCGAGAAGATGAAGGAGAAG AGACAAGCTAAGTACACAGAGAACAAGCTGAAGGCCATCAAGGCCAGGAATGAGTACCTGCTAGCTCTTGAGGCCACCAACAGCTGTGTCTTCAAATATTACATCCATGACCTCTCCGACATCATTGAC tgctGTGACCTAGGCTACCATGCCAGCCTGCAACGCGCCCTGAGGACTTACCTATCTGCGGAACAGAATGTAGAGACGTCCAAACACTCCGGCCTGGAGACACTAGAGGGGGCCACAGAGAGTCTGGAAGCCAACGGAGacaaacagaagctgatggagaccTACAACAACGTCTTCTGCCCCCCAGCTCGTTTTGACTTCCAGTCCCACATGGGAGACACG atGGGAGTGGTGTGTGCACAGCAGCCGCTGGAAGTCGAGCTGCTCCAGAGGTGTCAGCAGCTGCAGTCTCGCCTCTCCACCCTCAAGATTGAAAATGAAGAG GTGAAGAAAACGATGGAGGCCACTCTGTCCACCATCCAAGACATGGTGACGGTGGAGGACTACGACGTCTCTGAGTGCTTCCACCACAGCAACAGCATGGAGTCGGTCAAGTCCACTTTCAGCGAATCCTATCTCAGTAAACCCAGCCTGGCCAAACGACGGGCCAATCAGCAGGAGACGGAGCAGTTTTACTTCACG AAGCTGAAGGAGTTTCTGGAAGGCAGGAACCTGATCACCAGGCTGGAGGCCAAGCATGACCTCATTGACAAGACCCTGGAAGAGA GTCAGAAGACTGACTGTTGCCTTTCCAG TGGACGGAGAAACTCGGCGGTACGGAAGCAG GAGTCTGGTGAGGCCATTCCTCTAATGGTCAAGAGCTGCATCCGCTTCATCAGTCGCCATG gtctgCAGCATGAAGGCATCTTTAGAGTGTCAGGCTCTCAGGTGGAAGTCAATGACATCAAGAATGCCTTTGAGAGAG GTGAGGACCCGCTGGCAGGGGACCAGAATGACCACGACATGGACTCCATTGCTGGCGTCCTGAAGCTCTACTTTAGAGGATTGGACCACGCCCTCTTCCCTAAGGAAGTCTTCCATGACCTCATATCCTGTGTCT CGATGGAGAGCCTCCATGAGCGGGCAGTCCACATTAAGAAAGTTCTGCAATCTCTGCCGAGCAAAACCCTCATCATTATGAGATACCTGTTCGCCTTCCTCAACCA CCTGTCCCAGTACAGCGAGGAGAACATGATGGACCCCTACAACCTGGCCATCTGTTTCGGCCCCACCCTGATGTCTGTCCCCGAGGGCAACGACCAGGTCTCTTGCCAGGCCCACGTCAACGAGCTCATTAAAACGATCATCATCCACCATAACACCATCTTCCCCGGGCTACAGGATCTACCGGGCCCCATCTACTCCATTCCTGGAGCTGGAGATGACTTCTG tGACAGCCCACACTGTGAGCCCCCCCTTGTGGAAGAGCCTGCGCCTGAAACCGTCTCTGTCAGGCACAACAGCGAAGATG GCTCCTTGGCTGTTTCAGAGTCTGAACCTTTCGAGGCCATTGCTCGGTTCGACTACTCCGGCCGGACTTGTCGGGAGCTATCGTTCAAGAAGGGCGCATCTCTGCTTCTGTTCCAGCGAGCCTCTGACGACTGGTGGGAGGGACGACATAACGGAGTGGATGGACTGGTACCACACCAGTACATTGTGGTCCAAGACAC GTCTGACGGGGACAGGGGAAGTCCAAAGCCTGATGTGGACAGCAGGGACCTGCTGGAGGAGAGAGTGTCTACTAGAGGCAATGCTGCCTCTCCTACTGGAGCACACGTGGCTGACATCTACCTGGCCAACCTGAACAA GCTGAGGAAGCGTCCAGAGTCTGGGAGCATCCGAAGAGCGTTCCGGAGCTCAGAAAGCGACAGTACGAGTCCAGGAGCCAGtggaggggggggaggaggggtgaGAACTGCGTCTCTTCCTGTTGGTGGGGCTCTGGTGAAAGAAACTGGAGACAAACGACCCGTCAGCGCTCACAGCATCCTCAACTCAGTCACTCGCCACTCCTCTCTCAAGACCAAG GTGGAGAGTCCACAGTTGCGCAAGACGACTACAGCAGGGCGCTCTAAGAGCTTCAGCAACCACAGACCACTGGACCCTGAGGTCATAGCCCAGGTGGAGCACAGCTCACAG GACATTGATGCTGCGATGAGCTCTGCCCTGAGTGAGTTCAGTAAGTTGGAGAGACAGAGCACCtcgaaacatacacacacacctgacgtGGTCCTGGACACActtgagcagctgaaaggtgtgggtggtggaggaggaggaggagcctcGGAGCCCTCCAGTCCACTCCACTCCCGTCTGTTACGGGACTGTGAGGGGGGCTCCTCACATGCCCACCCACTTCAGCGCAGCGCCTCCTCCGCCAGCGACACGCCCTCCTCCTTTCGCCCGGTCAAGAGCCAGCCACGGAGCCCTCTGCCCTCTGCcacatccccctctctctcctcatctGTACCTTCCTTTAGAGAGCTGCGCCCCCCAGCAACTAGGCCCAAGCCAGTGGTGTTCCCAAAGAGCGGAGGTGGCAGTCCAGCCATGGGTTCCCCGACCTCTACTGTGCCCCCTacacctcctcctccacttacaggccacacacactctctccctcacacccctcctcctccacctccaccccagtCTAATGACAAATCCTGCCCGGCTTAG
- the srgap2 gene encoding SLIT-ROBO Rho GTPase-activating protein 2 isoform X2 — protein sequence MTSPAKFRKDKEIVAEYETQVKEVRAQLVEQLKCLDQQCELRVQLLQDLQDFFRKKAEIEVDYSRNLEKLAERFLTKTRSTKDHLLKKEHSILSPVNCWNLLLLQVKRESRDHATLSDLYLNNIIPRFAQISEDSGRLFKKSKEVGVQLQEDLMKVLNELYTVMKTYHMYNTDSINAESKLKDAEKQEEKQMGRSGRQQDDRQTPRSPDTLTSIKTDEKPVRRSSVKKIEKMKEKRQAKYTENKLKAIKARNEYLLALEATNSCVFKYYIHDLSDIIDCCDLGYHASLQRALRTYLSAEQNVETSKHSGLETLEGATESLEANGDKQKLMETYNNVFCPPARFDFQSHMGDTMGVVCAQQPLEVELLQRCQQLQSRLSTLKIENEEVKKTMEATLSTIQDMVTVEDYDVSECFHHSNSMESVKSTFSESYLSKPSLAKRRANQQETEQFYFTKLKEFLEGRNLITRLEAKHDLIDKTLEESQKTDCCLSSGRRNSAVRKQESGEAIPLMVKSCIRFISRHGLQHEGIFRVSGSQVEVNDIKNAFERGEDPLAGDQNDHDMDSIAGVLKLYFRGLDHALFPKEVFHDLISCVSMESLHERAVHIKKVLQSLPSKTLIIMRYLFAFLNHLSQYSEENMMDPYNLAICFGPTLMSVPEGNDQVSCQAHVNELIKTIIIHHNTIFPGLQDLPGPIYSIPGAGDDFCDSPHCEPPLVEEPAPETVSVRHNSEDESEPFEAIARFDYSGRTCRELSFKKGASLLLFQRASDDWWEGRHNGVDGLVPHQYIVVQDTSDGDRGSPKPDVDSRDLLEERVSTRGNAASPTGAHVADIYLANLNKLRKRPESGSIRRAFRSSESDSTSPGASGGGGGGVRTASLPVGGALVKETGDKRPVSAHSILNSVTRHSSLKTKVESPQLRKTTTAGRSKSFSNHRPLDPEVIAQVEHSSQDIDAAMSSALSEFSKLERQSTSKHTHTPDVVLDTLEQLKGVGGGGGGGASEPSSPLHSRLLRDCEGGSSHAHPLQRSASSASDTPSSFRPVKSQPRSPLPSATSPSLSSSVPSFRELRPPATRPKPVVFPKSGGGSPAMGSPTSTVPPTPPPPLTGHTHSLPHTPPPPPPPQSNDKSCPA from the exons GAAGGAGCACAGCATTTTATCCCCAGTGAACTGCTGGAACCTGTTGCTGCTTCAGGTGAAGAGGGAGAGCCGTGACCACGCCACACTGTCTGACCTCTACCTCAACAACATCATCCCCCGCTTCGCACAGATCAGCGAGGATTCTGGACGCCTCTTTAAGAAG AGCAAAGAGGTCGGCGTACAGCTGCAAGAGGACCTGATGAAAGTTCTTAATGAGCTTTATACG GTGATGAAGACGTACCACATGTACAACACTGACAGCATCAATGCCGAGTCCAAGCTGAAGGATGCGGAGAAGCAGGAGGAGAAGCAGATGGGACGCTCCGGTCGACAACAAGACGACCGACAGACGCCACGTTCCCCTGACACCTTGACCAGCATCAAGACCGACGAGAAGCCCGTCCGACGCTCCAGTGTCAAGAAAATCGAGAAGATGAAGGAGAAG AGACAAGCTAAGTACACAGAGAACAAGCTGAAGGCCATCAAGGCCAGGAATGAGTACCTGCTAGCTCTTGAGGCCACCAACAGCTGTGTCTTCAAATATTACATCCATGACCTCTCCGACATCATTGAC tgctGTGACCTAGGCTACCATGCCAGCCTGCAACGCGCCCTGAGGACTTACCTATCTGCGGAACAGAATGTAGAGACGTCCAAACACTCCGGCCTGGAGACACTAGAGGGGGCCACAGAGAGTCTGGAAGCCAACGGAGacaaacagaagctgatggagaccTACAACAACGTCTTCTGCCCCCCAGCTCGTTTTGACTTCCAGTCCCACATGGGAGACACG atGGGAGTGGTGTGTGCACAGCAGCCGCTGGAAGTCGAGCTGCTCCAGAGGTGTCAGCAGCTGCAGTCTCGCCTCTCCACCCTCAAGATTGAAAATGAAGAG GTGAAGAAAACGATGGAGGCCACTCTGTCCACCATCCAAGACATGGTGACGGTGGAGGACTACGACGTCTCTGAGTGCTTCCACCACAGCAACAGCATGGAGTCGGTCAAGTCCACTTTCAGCGAATCCTATCTCAGTAAACCCAGCCTGGCCAAACGACGGGCCAATCAGCAGGAGACGGAGCAGTTTTACTTCACG AAGCTGAAGGAGTTTCTGGAAGGCAGGAACCTGATCACCAGGCTGGAGGCCAAGCATGACCTCATTGACAAGACCCTGGAAGAGA GTCAGAAGACTGACTGTTGCCTTTCCAG TGGACGGAGAAACTCGGCGGTACGGAAGCAG GAGTCTGGTGAGGCCATTCCTCTAATGGTCAAGAGCTGCATCCGCTTCATCAGTCGCCATG gtctgCAGCATGAAGGCATCTTTAGAGTGTCAGGCTCTCAGGTGGAAGTCAATGACATCAAGAATGCCTTTGAGAGAG GTGAGGACCCGCTGGCAGGGGACCAGAATGACCACGACATGGACTCCATTGCTGGCGTCCTGAAGCTCTACTTTAGAGGATTGGACCACGCCCTCTTCCCTAAGGAAGTCTTCCATGACCTCATATCCTGTGTCT CGATGGAGAGCCTCCATGAGCGGGCAGTCCACATTAAGAAAGTTCTGCAATCTCTGCCGAGCAAAACCCTCATCATTATGAGATACCTGTTCGCCTTCCTCAACCA CCTGTCCCAGTACAGCGAGGAGAACATGATGGACCCCTACAACCTGGCCATCTGTTTCGGCCCCACCCTGATGTCTGTCCCCGAGGGCAACGACCAGGTCTCTTGCCAGGCCCACGTCAACGAGCTCATTAAAACGATCATCATCCACCATAACACCATCTTCCCCGGGCTACAGGATCTACCGGGCCCCATCTACTCCATTCCTGGAGCTGGAGATGACTTCTG tGACAGCCCACACTGTGAGCCCCCCCTTGTGGAAGAGCCTGCGCCTGAAACCGTCTCTGTCAGGCACAACAGCGAAGATG AGTCTGAACCTTTCGAGGCCATTGCTCGGTTCGACTACTCCGGCCGGACTTGTCGGGAGCTATCGTTCAAGAAGGGCGCATCTCTGCTTCTGTTCCAGCGAGCCTCTGACGACTGGTGGGAGGGACGACATAACGGAGTGGATGGACTGGTACCACACCAGTACATTGTGGTCCAAGACAC GTCTGACGGGGACAGGGGAAGTCCAAAGCCTGATGTGGACAGCAGGGACCTGCTGGAGGAGAGAGTGTCTACTAGAGGCAATGCTGCCTCTCCTACTGGAGCACACGTGGCTGACATCTACCTGGCCAACCTGAACAA GCTGAGGAAGCGTCCAGAGTCTGGGAGCATCCGAAGAGCGTTCCGGAGCTCAGAAAGCGACAGTACGAGTCCAGGAGCCAGtggaggggggggaggaggggtgaGAACTGCGTCTCTTCCTGTTGGTGGGGCTCTGGTGAAAGAAACTGGAGACAAACGACCCGTCAGCGCTCACAGCATCCTCAACTCAGTCACTCGCCACTCCTCTCTCAAGACCAAG GTGGAGAGTCCACAGTTGCGCAAGACGACTACAGCAGGGCGCTCTAAGAGCTTCAGCAACCACAGACCACTGGACCCTGAGGTCATAGCCCAGGTGGAGCACAGCTCACAG GACATTGATGCTGCGATGAGCTCTGCCCTGAGTGAGTTCAGTAAGTTGGAGAGACAGAGCACCtcgaaacatacacacacacctgacgtGGTCCTGGACACActtgagcagctgaaaggtgtgggtggtggaggaggaggaggagcctcGGAGCCCTCCAGTCCACTCCACTCCCGTCTGTTACGGGACTGTGAGGGGGGCTCCTCACATGCCCACCCACTTCAGCGCAGCGCCTCCTCCGCCAGCGACACGCCCTCCTCCTTTCGCCCGGTCAAGAGCCAGCCACGGAGCCCTCTGCCCTCTGCcacatccccctctctctcctcatctGTACCTTCCTTTAGAGAGCTGCGCCCCCCAGCAACTAGGCCCAAGCCAGTGGTGTTCCCAAAGAGCGGAGGTGGCAGTCCAGCCATGGGTTCCCCGACCTCTACTGTGCCCCCTacacctcctcctccacttacaggccacacacactctctccctcacacccctcctcctccacctccaccccagtCTAATGACAAATCCTGCCCGGCTTAG